From a region of the Vanrija pseudolonga chromosome 2, complete sequence genome:
- the INO80 gene encoding Putative DNA helicase INO80, whose amino-acid sequence MVDYDHARLHRPARHSASISPIQPSSALGAAPMDVDRGVSPPPRPAPSGRMSLSALVNSPPPASPPRSARVPDLPRRSSSSRYPYSTSHSVYDDHDRVAYSSSSRSRPPSDYYGGAHQSVGTSYHHRSEPKVAPPTYERRRSSFDRDRSYESARAAPPVDRYADEYDDRPYAGRSGGGSSVVSSRPGPSSYAYRSPSPARPPTFQPYEPSGWKRNGRASPPPPSSPGSDRRSVEPQHPVAETPPAVQTGGKRSTVMRPDDSLVANEEVWQEKLRSFQMRREVEAFDMLRWTPEMLNGDSEPVKVPVKRKGWPADHPTRIAQRQAKEAALAAGIEIPKKKYVRRNKKSAASAAIDDELLGLVEGDVHPSSPMGASSAAEDDGGEPPEINRDATSIVWPSGLTRAEVMAKVEADDLRGLTEEDVKQVQDEMWLKKNGPAALRKDGTMRKKPGPAKGWKAMRKAQTRGEDDESEAGDRSVAAEEADADIAALLEEPASTPQPAAKKPSKRKKKSAKDAVDTAEVDELKPSVDDEDDALSLLENGDTPVSVAKKPRTSKAREPGVGKGRWTRPSKEEKELKSKASTIAMQQAIQQANDGADTDGGENVAELGAPALLAHIEQHTPNTYDPRGVSEAEAHVRLGLVEDLQKQAWAQIMRDVPKVYRVMQASESATKQDAMRTAQACVRNAFSQRSMKPTYRSNTRATKDAAAKAKKVMREMLVYWKKNEKEELAARKRAEKEAMEKAKAEEEARESKRQARKLNFLLTQTELYSHFIGKKIKTHEAENMDGGDVTPAPVAPKGADALENVDSSEVLPDIDYDDDDEENLRRHAAKGAQAAIQAARDKARQFDSARATAQNGDAELDDDTMDGDELNFQNPSMGEDQVTITQPKMLMAQLKEYQLKGLTWLGNLYEQGINGILADEMGLGKTIQSISLLAYLAEVHNLWGPFLVIAPASTLHNWQQELARFVPRLKALPYWGSPKDRETLRRIWNRKNQTFNEDSPFHILVTSYQLAVQDEKYFQMMRWQYMILDEAQAIKSSSSARWKSLLSLNCRNRLLLTGTPIQNSMHELWALLHFIMPSLFDSHEEFSEWFSKDIENAAGGGNSTLKPEQLKRLHMILKPFMLRRVKKHVQKELGDKIEIDVLVDLSQRQRAIYKALRQRVSIEDLLAQVNNADDKLSAKNLMNLVMQFRKVCNHPDLFERADVVSPFLFGSFSHSGNLNRQGDMLYCPDSARNPIEVQLPRIMWTDGGMLNLPSETSLAGSDTHVMQNLLNIWSTEWINTSLKQDQSAFGFLKIADWSPAEANRRAKSHPLVRLLEGSEDASDVVIKGPFVNESDLAASTSRKFSPPAPRVPHAAAPGSDLAPLRDITSRTWNQSYLSRRGARFAVDNVVAPAIKPVASSRLSVNIAERLGNDDIVRSALYGVTPSDLDEPEAVARLDALVPGVTPRGLLSASDENQSPLSSLRIPPTKRLIVDSAKLARLDDLLRELKDGGHRVLLYFQMTKMMDLIEEYLIYRQYKYLRLDGSSPIGERRDMVTSWQTNPDIFVFCLSTRAGGLGINLTAADTVIFYDHDWNPSNDAQAMDRAHRVGQTKQVTVYRLIARGTIEERIVKLARAKKDVQDIVVGTKSLNEVAKPAEIASLFMDDEELAESMAKRKAAEAHGYVAPAFGGAKKSAFGDGLGNMDDEDDGFFSAAQKAQQNNDDDDNGPSGAGTPVSKKRPAPKKKDSGSATKPRPKKKVKLAADGLPI is encoded by the exons ATGGTTGATTACGACCATGCACGCCTTCATCGGCCCGCGAGGCACTCGGCAAGTATCAGCCCAATACAACCTTCAAGCGCGCTTGGGGCCGCACCAATGGACGTGGACAGAGGC GTgtcacctccaccacgcccagcccCGTCTGGACGAATGTCACTATCGGCCCTCGTAAACTCTCCACCACCCGCGTCACCACCGCGTTCAGCCCGCGTGCCCGACCTCCCAAGAcggagctcgtcgtcgcgatACCCGTACTCGACGTCCCACAGCGTCTATGACGACCATGATCGCGTTGCATACTCGTCTTCGTCGCGCTCCCGACCTCCATCGGATTATTATGGTGGCGCCCATCAAAGTGTCGGAACGAGCTACCATCACCGCAGCGAGCCCAAGGTGGCTCCTCCGACATATGAACGGCGCCGCTCTTCCTTTGACCGCGACCGCTCATATGAgagtgcgcgcgcagcacctcCGGTCGACCGCTACGccgacgagtacgacgaccGCCCGTACGCGGGtcgcagtggtggtggcagcagTGTCGTTTCGTCGCGCCCCGGCCCGTCGTCCTACGCGTATCGCTCCCCTTcgccggctcgtcctccAACTTTCCAGCCCTACGAGCCATCAGGCTGGAAGCGCAACGGTCGTGCGTCTCCTCCGCCCCCATCCAGCCCAGGTTCAGACCGCCGCTCGGTGGAACCCCAGCACCCGGTGGCCGAAACACCTCCTGCCGTCCAAACTGGCGGCAAGAGGAGCACAGTGATGCGTCCCGACGACAGCCTCGTTGCCAACGAGGAGGTTTGGCAGGAGAAGTTACGTTCGTTCCAAATGCGTCGCGAGGTTGAGGCCTTTGACATGCTGCGCTGGACACCGGAGATGCTCAACGGTGACTCTGAGCCTGTCAAGGTCCCCGTCAAACGCAAGGGCTGGCCTGCCGACCATCCCACTCGCATTGCGCAGAGGCAAGCGAAGGAGGCTGCTCTTGCCGCGGGCATCGAGATTCCCAAGAAGAAATACGTCCGCAGAAACAAAAAGTCGGCGGCGTCTGCggcgatcgacgacgagcttctcggcCTGGTGGAAGGCGACGTCCACCCCAGCTCGCCCATgggcgcgtcgtccgcgGCCGAAGATGACGGTGGCGAGCCTCCCGAGATCAACCGAGACGCTACGTCAATTGTTTGGCCGTCCGGTTTGACTCGTGCTGAGGTCATGGCCAAGGTCGAAGCAGATGACCTCAGAGGtctcaccgaggaggacgtcaAGCAGGTCCAAGATGAGATGTGGCTCAAGAAGAATGGCCCAGCAGCTCTGAGGAAGGACGGCACCATGCGCAAGAAGCCAGGCCCCGCCAAGGGTTGGAAGGCTATGCGCAAGGCGCAGACTCGCGGCGAAGACGACGAAAGTGAGGCTGGCGATCGCTCCGTGGCTGCAgaggaagccgacgccgacattgccgccTTGCTCGAAGAGCCTGCCAGCACCCCGCAacccgccgccaagaagccGTCTAAGCGCAAGAAGAAGAGTGCCAAGGACGCTGTCGACACCGCAGAGGTAGATGAACTTAAGCCGTcagtggacgacgaggacgacgctCTTTCCCTTCTTGAGAACGGTGACACCCCTGTTTCCGTCGCCAAGAAGCCCCGCACAAGCAAGGCGAGAGAACCTGGCGTCGGCAAGGGCAGATGGACTCGGCCcagcaaggaggagaaggagttGAAGTCCAAGGCCAGCACGATCGCCATGCAGCAGGCTATCCAGCAAgccaacgacggcgcggacacGGATGGCGGCGAAAACGTTGCCGAGTTGGGTGCTCCGGCACTTCTCGCACATATTGAGCAGCACACGCCCAACACGTACGACCCGCGCGGTGTATCCGAGGCCGAAGCGCACGTCAGACTCGGACTTGTCGAGGATCTGCAGAAGCAGGCATGGGCTCAGATTATGAGAGACGTTCCAAAG GTTTACCGCGTCATGCAAGCCTCGGAGAGTGCTACCAAGCAGGATGCTATGCGCACCGCCCAGGCGTGTGTGCGTAACGCCTTCAGCCAGCGCAGCATGAAGCCGACATACCGCTCCAACACTCGCGCGACCAAGGATGCCGCCGCGAAAGCCAAGAAGGTTATGCGCGAAATGCTCGTCTACTGGAAGAAGAACGAGAAGGAAGAGCTCGCAGCCCGAAAGCgtgccgagaaggaggccatggagaaggccaaggcagAGGAAGAGGCCCGCGAAAGCAAACGTCAAGCGCGCAAGCTCAACTTCTTGCTCACCCAAACCGAGCTCTACTCGCACTTCATCGGCAAGAAGATCAAGAcgcacgaggccgagaacaTGGATGGAGGAGATGTCACGCCAGCCCCCGTCGCGCCAAAGGGTGCCGACGCGCTGGAGAACGTCGACTCGTCTGAGGTCTTGCCCGACATTGACtatgatgacgacgacgaggagaaccTTCGTCGCCATGCCGCCAAGGGAGCTCAGGCTGCCATTCAAGCTGCGCGAGACAAGGCTCGACAGTTCGACTCGGCACGTGCGACCGCACAGAATGGCGACGCAGAGCTGGATGACGATACAA tggatggcgacgagctcaactTCCAGAACCCCTCGATGGGCGAGGACCAGGTCACCATCACGCAGCCCAAGATGCTCATGGCTCAGCTCAAGGAATACCAGCTCAAGGGTCTTACTTGGCTTGGTAACCTGTACGAGCAGGGTATCAACGGTATCCTCGCAGACGAGATGGGTCTCGGAAAGACCATCCAGTCCATCTCCCTTCTCGCCTACCTTGCCGAGGTCCACAACCTGTGGGGTCCTTTCCTCGTCATTGCGCCAGCGTCGACTCTGCACAACTGGCAGCAGGAGCTGGCTCGCTTCGTCCCTCGCCTCAAGGCGCTGCCTTACTGGGGCTCACCCAAGGACCGTGAGACTCTTCGTCGCATCTGGAATCGCAAGAACCAGACATTCAACGAGGACTCGCCGTTCCACATTCTCGTCACCAGCTACCAGTTGGCTGTGCAGGACGAGAAGTATTTCCAGATGATGCGCTGGCAGTACATGATCTTGGACGAGGCCCAGGCCATCAAGAGTTCTTCTTCGGCCCGTTGGAAGTCGCTCCTGTCTCTCAACTGTCGTAACCGTCTGCTCCTGACAGGAACCCCCATTCAGAACTCGATGCACG AACTGTGGGCTCTACTCCACTTCATCATGCCGTCGCTGTTCGACTCGCACGAAGAGTTCAGCGAGTGGTTCTCCAAGGACATTGAGAACGCCGCCGGAGGTGGCAACTCGACTCTCAAGCCCGAGCAATTGAAGCGTCTCCACATGATCCTCAAGCCCTTCATGCTCCGTCGTGTCAAGAAGCACGTCCAGAaggagcttggcgacaaGATTGAGATTGACGTTCTCGTTGACCTGAGTCAGCGCCAGCGTGCCATTTACAAGGCCCTTCGCCAGCGTGTCTCGATCGAGGATCTCCTTGCCCAGGTCAACAatgccgacgacaagctcaGCGCAAAGAACCTCATGAACTTGGTCATGCAGTTCCGCAAGGTCTGCAACCATCCTGATCTTttcgagcgcgccgacgttgTCTCGCCCTTCTTGTTTGGCTCATTCAGCCACAGTGGCAACCTCAACCGTCAAGGCGACATGCTCTACTGTCCCGACTCTGCTCGCAACCCCATCGAGGTGCAGCTTCCTCGGATCATGTGGACGGACGGCGGTATGCTCAACCTGCCCAGTGAGACCAGCCTCGCCGGATCCGACACACACGTGATGCAGAACCTGCTCAACATCTGGAGCACAGAGTGGATCAATACTTCGCTCAAGCAGGACCAGTCTGCCTTTGGCTTCCTCAAGATTGCAGACTGGTCCCCGGCAGAGGCCAACCGCCGCGCCAAGTCGCACCCCCTTgtccgcctgctcgagggATCGGAAGATGCCTCGGATGTTGTGATCAAGGGGCCCTTCGTCAACGAGTCTGACCTCGCTGCGTCGACATCGCGCAAGTTCTCCCCACCTGCACCACGAGTACCCCATGCCGCTGCTCCTGGGTCGGACCTCGCTCCTCTTCGCGACATCACGTCAAGGACGTGGAACCAGTCGTACCTCTCACGTCGCGGAGCTCGCTTTGCGGTCGACAACGTCGTTGCCCCGGCCATCAAGCCAGTCGCATCAAGCCGCCTGTCCGTTAACATTGCTGAGCGCCTGGGTAACGACGACATTGTACGCTCCGCCCTATACGGTGTCACGCCAAGCGATCTCGACGAGCCTGAAgccgtcgcccgccttgACGCGCTTGTTCCGGGCGTTACCCCTCGCGGCCTGCTCAGCGCCTCGGATGAGAACCAGTCACCTCTGTCGTCGCTCCGCATCCCACCAACGAAGCGCTTGATTGTCGActcggccaagctcgcccgtttggacgacctcctccgcgagctcaaggacggcggACACCGTGTCCTCCTGTACTTCCAGATGACGAAGATGATGGACCTCATTGAGGAGTACCTCATCTACCGCCAGTACAAGTACTTGCGTCTCGACGGTTCGTCGCCCATCGGCGAGCGTCGTGACATGGTCACCTCGTGGCAGACCAACCCCGACATCTTCGTCTTCTGCCTGTCTACGCGTGCTGGTGGTCTCGGTATCAACCTTACCGCGGCTGACACCGTCATTTTCT ACGACCACGACTGGAACCCATCCAACGATGCGCAGGCCATGGACCGTGCTCATCGTGTGGGCCAGACCAAGCAGGTCACTGTCTATCGCCTTATCGCACGCGGAACGATTGAAGAGCGTATCGTCAAGCTTGCCCGTGCCAAGAAGGACGTGCAGGATATCGTCGTGGGCACAAAGTCGCTCaacgaggtcgccaagcCTGCCGAGATTGCGTCGCTCTtcatggacgacgaggaacTTGCCGAGTCCAtggccaagcgcaaggcaGCTGAGGCCCACGGGTATGTGGCGCCTGCGTTCGGCGGAGCCAAGAAGTCGGCCTTTGGCGACGGTCTGGGCAAtatggacgacgaggacgacggcttCTTCAGTGCGGCTCAGAAGGCGCAGCAGAAcaatgatgatgacgacaATGGTCCTAGTGGCGCGGGTACACCTGTATCCAAGAAGCGCCCGgcgcccaagaagaaggacagTGGCAGCG CCACCAAGCCTCGtcccaagaagaaggtcaagctcgccgctgacggcCTTCCCATCTAA
- the trm4b gene encoding Multisite-specific tRNA:(cytosine-C(5))-methyltransferase trm4b, with amino-acid sequence MGRKHNGRGGQAGKHNDRRNRQKPQRSGANDWNNITPENMQNTNFEEYYKAQNIVPEDEWDSFINILKDELPTTFRVTGSRAHSSVINSLIKDTYVPSMQDCEVDGVKYDPPQAIGWYPEGLAWELSAPKRIVRKQPAFKSFQRFLVGETEVGNLSRQEAVSMIPPLLMDVEPHHRCLDMCAAPGSKTAQIIEALNPHHTESTGMLIANDADYKRTHMLVHQTGRMPSKGLVVTNFDATMFPNISLGNGETLKFDRILGDVPCSGDGTMRKNREIWRKWSPMDGNSLHIVQLRILDRAMNMLKPGGRLVYSTCSFNPAENEAVVAAALNAHPGEFSIVDVSDKLPNLKRRPGITTWKVASHPDGKNIYHETYEAYRAAVEAGEERDKDKDKGIPKTVWPPANATELGLERSLRLLPHDQNTGGFFVCVLEKKITPDVVAPDAVRVNIDELPEAEEGVEAIDDKGALSLKRQLSPSVEAAEVAAKKAKVEAGTATKREKRDLAFREDPFSFVDPNHTEVESIVQWFQLKDSFPRDKLLVRNEYGNPLRTMYIVNDVVKAVISNNDYTRLRMISAGVKAFVRQDSQKRDEIGCKWRVSSAGILEVLQDVPAEKVHTIDLEAFRTLEEEMYPPIDKFTGAFKELLDNAEVGNLLIKVEAGEGAGGKLDLPMYLPVWKAKNSMSLLIDKREKSVLSERVFGSDICKPAPPRKENVGGTDTPDVLATERNTPLFTEGDEDAEGEEVDEEVGADDEEAALNA; translated from the exons ATGGGCAGGAAGCACAACGGCCGCGGAGGCCAGGCCGGCAAG CACAATGACCGCAGGAACCGCCAGAagccgcagcgcagcggcgccaacGACTGGAACAACATCACGCCCGAGAACATGCAGAACACCAACTTTGAGGAGTATTACAAG GCGCAGAACATTgtgcccgaggacgagtgggACAGCTTCATCAACAtcctcaaggacgagctccCGACCACCTTCCGCGTGacgggctcgcgcgc CCACTCGTCGGTGATCAACAGCCTTATCAAGGACACGTACGTCCCCTCGATGCAGGActgcgaggtcgacggcgtcaagtACGACCCGCCGCAGGCGATCGGCTGGTACCCCGAGGGCCTGGCATGGGAGCTCTCGGCCCCCAAGCGCATTGTCCGCAAGCAGCCCGCCTTCAAGTCGTTCCAGCGCTTCTTAGTCGGCGAGACTGAGGTT GGCAACCTCAGCCGACAGGAGGCCGTCTCGATGatccctcccctcctcatGGACGTCGAGCCGCACCACCGC TGCCTCGACATGTGCGCTGCCCCTGGATCCAAGACTGCCCAGATCATCGAGGCGCTCAACCCCCACCACACCGAGTCGACCGGCATGCTCatcgccaacgacgccgactacAAGCGCACCCACATGCTCGTGCACCAGACCGGCCGCATGCCCTCCAAGGGTCTGGTCGTCACCAACTTTGACGCCA CCATGTTCCCCAACATCAGCCTGGGCAACGGCGAGACCCTCAAGTTTGACAGGATATTGGGCGATGTTCCCTGCTCTGGAGACGGCACCATGCGCAAGAACCGCGAGATCTGGCGCAAGTGGTCGCCGATGGACGGCAATAGCCTCCACATTGTCCAGCTCCGcatcctcgaccgcgccatGAACATGCTCAAGCCTGGCGGACGCCTCGTCTactcgacctgctcgttCAACCCTGCCGAGAACGAGGCcgttgtcgctgctgcgctcAACGCTCACCCTGGCGAGTTCTCGATTGTCGACGTCTCGGACAAGCTCCCCAACCTCAAGCGCCGCCCCGGTATCACGACCTGGAAGGTTGCCAGCCACCCCGACGGCAAGAACATCTACCACGAGACGTACGAGGCTTaccgcgccgctgtcgaggctggcgaggagcgcgacaaggacaaggacaagggcaTTCCCAAGACGGTCTGGCCCCCTGCCAACGCCaccgagcttggcctcgagcgctCGCTGCGTCTCCTCCCCCACGACCAGAACACTGGCGGTTTCTTCGTCTGCGTTCTCGAGAAGAAGATCACTCCGGATGTCGTCGCCCCTGACGCTGTCCGCGTCAACATTGACGAGCTCcccgaggctgaggagggTGTTGAGGCTATTGACGACAAGGGTGCGCTCTCTTTAAAGCGCCAGTTATCCCCCAgcgtcgaggctgccgaggttgcggccaagaaggccaaggtcgaggccggcacTGCCACCAAGCGCGAGAAGCGTGACCTTGCTTTCCGCGAGGACCCCTTCTCGTTTGTCGACCCCAACCACACCGAGGTGGAGAGCATTGT CCAGTGGTTCCAGCTCAAGGACTCGTTCCCCCGTGACAAGCTCTTAGTCCGCAACGAGTACGGCAACCCGTTACGCACCATGTACATCGTGAACGACGTCGTCAAGGCCGTCATCAGCAACAACGACTACACCCGTTTGCGTATGATCTCGGCTGGCGTCAAGGCGTTTGTGCGCCAGGACAGCCAGAAGCGCGACGAGATTGGCTGCAAGTGGCGTGTGTCCTCGGCCGGCATCCTCGAGGTGCTTCAGGACGTGCCCGCCGAGAAGGTCCACACGATCGACCTTGAGGCGTTCCGCACCCTTGAGGAGGAGATGTACCCACCT ATTGACAAGTTCACTGGTGCCTTCAAGGAGCTGCTGGACAATGCCGAGGTTGGCAACCTGTTGATCAAGGTTGAGGCCGGTGAGGGTGCTGGCGGCAAGCTTGACCTGCCAATGTACTTGCCTGTGTGGAAGGCCAAGAACTCGATGTCGCTTCTTATCGACAAGCGGGAGAAGAG TGTGCTTTCCGAGCGTGTCTTCGGTTCCGACATTTGCAAGCCTGCGCCTCCCAGGAAGGAGAATGTCGGCGGCACCGACACGCCTGATGTGCTGGCGACTGAGCGCAACACGCCGCTGTTTACTGAGGGCGATgaagacgccgagggcgaggaggtggatgAGGAGGTGGgagcggacgacgaggaggcggcgctgaATGCTTAG
- the SPAC25H1.08c_0 gene encoding putative WD repeat-containing protein: MPYDEPEEDLILGEDDIDEVYEDEGSDAEFEDEEEELTAPSGTEPMIKDEPGEPKERPDNAIGGTFLHRPDSAIFALALHPKFPNPPLAVSGGQDERGFLFSPIPAGKGPFTREHFKPIELTGHTDSVGAAAFSTDGEFVATGGLDGRVRVWRRVKSKLAQLRGNSPPDDDPEAWKYWEFITSLEAGGEVQWLTWHPKGPVLAAGCEDATVWMWNLPSGRTMSVLSSHTMASTAGVFPPPAGKQLLTTSLDSSLILWNPVASTYEFKTSIFYPPHAPTLNPSIHGITSLAVTPNGALAAVGGAGGRVRLVALPRGEIVNTLEGHALRESVEALVFVDLLNGADGNKGVVLVSAGTDGQVFVFDATSGRVRAQLRHPEPVTAIAAHPSPCQYLVTTSALDRTLRTWDVRTGTLVAEHVGHAGAVNSVAVAPAPESWESPTGQPQAQVIVSAGDEGASILWTV, from the exons ATGCCGTACGACGAGCCAGAAGAGGACCTTATCttgggcgaggacgacattgacgaggtgtacgaggacgaggggagCGATGCCGAgtttgaggacgaggaggaggagctcacGGCGCCGTCTGGCACCGAGCCCATGATCAAGGACGAGCCTGGAGAGCCCAAAGAGCGGCCAGACAATGCCATCGGCGGGACTT tcTTGCACAGGCCTGACTCTGCAAtcttcgcgctcgcgctccacCCCAAGTTCCCCAACCCTCCCTTGGCCGTGAGCGGCGGACAGGACGAGCGGGGGTTTCTCTTCTCTCCCATCCCGGCCGGCAAGGGGCCATTCACGCGCGAGCACTTCAAGCCCATCGAGCTGACAGGGCACACCGACTCggttggcgcggcggcatTCTCCACCGACGGCGAGTTTGTCGCGACTGGCGGGCTGGAcgggcgcgtgcgcgtctGGCGACGCGTCAAGTCCAAGCTTGCGCAGCTGCGCGGTAACTCGCCACCAGACGATGACCCCGAGGCGTGGAAGTACTGGGAGTTCATCACCTccctcgaggcgggcggcgaagTCCAGTGGCTCACATGGCACCCCAAGGGCCccgtgctcgctgccggcTGTGAGGATGCGACGGTGTGGATGTGGAACT TGCCAAGTGGACGCACCATGTCGGTGCTCTCGTCGCACAcgatggcgagcacggccggcGTGTTCCCCCCACCAGCGGGCAAGCAGCTGCTTACGacgtcgctcgactcgtcgctcATCCTGTGGAATCCCGTGGCGTCGACATACGAGTTCAAGACGTCCATCTTCTacccgccgcacgcgccgacgctcaACCCGTCGATCCACGGCATCACCTCGCTGGCAGTCACGCCGaacggcgcgctggcggccgtcggcggtgcgggcgggcgcgtgcgcctcgtcgcgctcccaCGAGGCGAGATAGTCAACACGCTCGAGGGgcacgcgctgcgcgagagTGTCGAGGCGCTTGTGTTtgtcgacctgctcaacgGCGCAGACGGGAACAagggcgtcgtgctcgtctcGGCCGGGACAGACGGTCAGGTGTTCGTGttcgacgcgacgagcgggcgggtgcgcgcgcagctccgCCACCCCGAGCCGGTGACGGCCATCGCGGCACACCCCTCGCCGTGCCAGTACCTCgtcacgacgtcggcgctcgaccgCACCCTCCGCACGTGGGACGTGCGAACCGgcaccctcgtcgccgaaCACGTCGGCCATGCCGGCGCGGTCAACAGCGTGGCGGTCGCACCGGCACCAGAGAGCTGGGAGTCGCCTACGGGTCAACCGCAGGCACAGGTCATCGTCagcgctggcgacgagggcgcgagCATCCTCTGGACGGTGTAG